TTTTCCAGATCCTCGCGGCTGCTCACCGCGCCTTCGACCAGGGTGACATCCACATCGCTGGGAAATTCTTTAATATCAACGTATGGACTATAAACGAGATCGATTTTCTCAGCGATGTCCAGCAGCGCCTCGTCCATATCCAGGAAGGACATGTGGCAGCCGGAGCATCCGTCCAGCCAGATTGTTGCGACTCGTGCTTTGCTCATGGTTGTCTCCTACTCCTCTTCTTCGCGCATAACCGACAGGTACGGGAGGAACTGCCGTGTCTTTTTCATCTCTGCCACGGCTTTGCCCTTTTCGAACAGTGCGCCGGTGGGGCACACCTGGACGCACTTCCCGCAGCTGGTACAGGTTTCGGAATCGCCCCAGTCCTGGTTGAGATCGGTAATTACTTTCGCATTGATGCCCCGGTTGGCGATGTCCCAGGTGTAGGCGCCTTCCACGCCCTCGCAGACCCGAACACAGCGCGTACACATGATGCAGCGGTTGTGATCCACGGCGAACCGATCGTGGGTGGCATCCACCTCCATATGCGGATACAGATACGGATACTCCACGTGATCCATGCCGAGTTTCTGCGCCGTATCCTGCAGCTCGCAGTTGCCGTTGGAGACGCAGACCGAGCAGACGTGATTCCGCTCGCTGAAGATCAACTGGAGGATCTTTTTTCGGTAATTTTGTATACGCTCCGAATCTGTGTGGACTTCCATGCCCTCGTACACCTGTGTGACACAAGACGGCTGGAGCTTATTCGAGCCCTCAATCTCGACTATGCACATCCGGCAGCCGCCGTTGGGGCGCAATCCCTCCAGAAAGCAGAGCGTCGGGATGTAGACGTCGTGTTCCCGGGCAACCTCTAGAATGGTTGCATCTCCCCGTGCGCCGACCCGTTTCCCATCGATGGTCAGGGTTTTCACTTTTGTCCGTGATGCCATGACTTATTCCTCCCTCTGCACTGCGTGGGTTAACTTATCCGTCGCCTTCTGCAGATGGGCGTCGTAATCCTCCTTAAAATATTCCAGCGTGCTGAGCACCGGCTGCGGCGCTGCCTGTCCCAGTCCGCACAGGCTGGTGTTCCGCACTACGTCGCAGAGATCCACCAGCAGATCCAGGTCGCGCTGCGTAGCTTCATCTTTGGAAATTTTATCCAGCAAATCATACATCTGCGCGGTGCCAACGCGACACGGAACGCACTTTCCGCAGGATTCCGATTTGCAAAACTCTACGAAATACTTCGCCACGTCTGAGACCATGTCAGAAGAAGCGTCTACAACGATCATCCCGCCGGAGCCCATCATGGTGCCGACCTCTTTCAATGATTCATAATCCACCGGCATGTCTAGGTGCTCCTCGGGGACACAGCCACCGGACGGCCCACCGGTCTGCACCGCCTTGAATTTCAGATCCTCCGGCAATCCACCGCCGAGGTCGTAAATAATGTCCCTCAGCGTGATGCCCATAGGCACTTCGATGAGGCCAGTATTGTTGATGCTGCCGGCCATGGCAAACACCTTGGTACCCTTGCTGTTTTCGGTCCCGATGGACGCGAACCACTCCGCTCCATTCCGGATTATCGGCGCGACGTTGGCGAAGGTTTCTACATTATTAATGAGCGTCGGGTGCCCCCAGAGACCGTACTCGGCAGGATAGGGCGGTCGTGGTCTCGGTCGACCCTGTCGCCCCTCAATGGAGGCGAGCAGCGCGGTCTCTTCGCCGCAGACGAACGCGCCTGCTCCCAGACGAATCTCCAGGTTAAAACTAAATTGACTTCCAAAGATGTTGTTGCCAAGCAGATTCAGCCGGCGAGCCCGCTTGATGGCCTCCCGCAATCTTTCTATTGCCAGCGGATATTCAGCCCTGACGTAGATATATCCCTTGTCCGCACCGACGGCGTAGCCGGCGATAGCCATGCCCTCGAGCACCCGGTGCGGGTCACTCTCCAGCACGCTCCGGTCCATAAAGGCGCCGGGATCGCCCTCGTCGGCGTTGCAGACCACGTACTTCTGAACGTCCTCGGCGATGCCGACGGTGCTCCATTTTAGTCCCGTGGGATAGCCGGCGCCACCCCGGCCCCGGAGCCCGCTGTCGGAGATCACATCGATGACCTCGCCTGGAGACATCTCGGTAATGACTCTGTTCAGAGCAGTGTATCCCTCCATGGCGATGTAGTCTTCGATCTTTTCCGGGTCGATCTTGCCGGAGTTCTCCAGGACAATTTTCACCTGCTTCCCGAAGAACGGCATCTCTAAATCTGTTTTCAATCGCTCTACCGCTTCCGATTCCAGATGATTCAATATCTCACCGGCATCCTCCGGTTTGACCTGGGTGTAGAGGATTCCGTCCGGTTCGATCAAAACCAGCGGCCCGGCGGCGCATAATCCCATACACCCGGCGCCCTTGACTTCCACGGTATCGCCCAATTCCTTTTCCTCGATGCCGGACTTGAGACTCTCGATGAGCTGTAATCCCTGGGAGGACTGGCAGGAGGCGGCGTTGCAGACAAAAATCAGGTGATCCAATTCCTCCCGGGCTTCTAGTTCGTTTTCCGCGATTTCCTGCAATTCTTCTCTAGTCATTGTCTAACCAGCCTTTTAGTTTACCGGTGACGGTTTCTTCGTCCAGCTTCCCGACCACCTCGCCGTCGAACACCGCCGCCGGCGCCAGTCCGCAGGCCCCGATACACCGTGCCGTGAGCAGGGAGACCTTGCCGTCCGGCGAGGTTTCGTCCGGTTCGACGTTCGCGACTTCACCG
This Candidatus Neomarinimicrobiota bacterium DNA region includes the following protein-coding sequences:
- the hoxU gene encoding bidirectional hydrogenase complex protein HoxU, whose amino-acid sequence is MASRTKVKTLTIDGKRVGARGDATILEVAREHDVYIPTLCFLEGLRPNGGCRMCIVEIEGSNKLQPSCVTQVYEGMEVHTDSERIQNYRKKILQLIFSERNHVCSVCVSNGNCELQDTAQKLGMDHVEYPYLYPHMEVDATHDRFAVDHNRCIMCTRCVRVCEGVEGAYTWDIANRGINAKVITDLNQDWGDSETCTSCGKCVQVCPTGALFEKGKAVAEMKKTRQFLPYLSVMREEEE
- the nuoF gene encoding NADH-quinone oxidoreductase subunit NuoF; protein product: MTREELQEIAENELEAREELDHLIFVCNAASCQSSQGLQLIESLKSGIEEKELGDTVEVKGAGCMGLCAAGPLVLIEPDGILYTQVKPEDAGEILNHLESEAVERLKTDLEMPFFGKQVKIVLENSGKIDPEKIEDYIAMEGYTALNRVITEMSPGEVIDVISDSGLRGRGGAGYPTGLKWSTVGIAEDVQKYVVCNADEGDPGAFMDRSVLESDPHRVLEGMAIAGYAVGADKGYIYVRAEYPLAIERLREAIKRARRLNLLGNNIFGSQFSFNLEIRLGAGAFVCGEETALLASIEGRQGRPRPRPPYPAEYGLWGHPTLINNVETFANVAPIIRNGAEWFASIGTENSKGTKVFAMAGSINNTGLIEVPMGITLRDIIYDLGGGLPEDLKFKAVQTGGPSGGCVPEEHLDMPVDYESLKEVGTMMGSGGMIVVDASSDMVSDVAKYFVEFCKSESCGKCVPCRVGTAQMYDLLDKISKDEATQRDLDLLVDLCDVVRNTSLCGLGQAAPQPVLSTLEYFKEDYDAHLQKATDKLTHAVQREE